The bacterium genome window below encodes:
- a CDS encoding ATP-binding cassette domain-containing protein, which translates to MSGQPLVRLVDAGFSASGSVILRGVDLTVEAGEIVGVSGPNGAGKTTLLRLLATLLRPTSGGGTVLGVDTGARPQDLVRVRRQIALVGHFPALWPELTLRENVNLPAGLRHGPADGDPLSAVGLAGLAGLKAAHASLGMQRRVEFARLLAWTPRLLLLDEPHAGLDEAAAPLVDHLVGRVTDREGAVVMVSHDRNRAESLLTRRLLVAAGTVVEVPA; encoded by the coding sequence GTGTCAGGTCAACCGCTGGTCAGACTGGTAGACGCCGGGTTCTCCGCCTCGGGCTCGGTGATCCTGCGTGGCGTGGACCTTACGGTCGAAGCCGGCGAGATAGTGGGGGTCAGCGGACCCAACGGGGCCGGCAAGACGACCCTCCTGCGCCTGCTGGCCACATTGCTCCGGCCCACCTCCGGCGGCGGCACCGTTCTGGGCGTGGACACCGGCGCCCGCCCCCAGGATCTGGTGCGCGTCCGGCGACAGATCGCCCTGGTCGGCCACTTCCCCGCCCTCTGGCCCGAGCTGACCCTCAGGGAGAACGTGAACCTTCCGGCCGGGCTGCGGCATGGACCCGCGGATGGTGACCCCCTCAGCGCCGTCGGGTTGGCGGGATTAGCGGGGTTGAAGGCGGCGCACGCCTCCCTTGGAATGCAACGCCGGGTGGAGTTCGCCCGCCTCCTCGCCTGGACGCCCCGCTTGCTCCTCCTGGACGAACCGCACGCCGGCCTGGACGAGGCCGCCGCCCCGCTGGTGGACCATCTCGTCGGACGGGTAACCGATCGGGAAGGGGCAGTGGTGATGGTCTCGCACGACCGCAACCGGGCGGAGTCGCTGCTCACCCGCAGGTTGTTGGTGGCCGCCGGAACCGTCGTCGAGGTGCCTGCATGA